The Aerosakkonema funiforme FACHB-1375 region GCGAGTGTGCCAACCGATATACAGGTAAGCGATGAAGGAGAGGCTAACTAAAAAAATCGTCCAAAGTTCAACAGACATGATTCTTCTCACTCATCGATATCGTGTTTGCGGTCTAGTTTGTCCATCTGCACAGCGTAGATGAAAATCAGCGCCACGAAGACGAAAATCGATCCCTGTTGGGCCATCCAAAAGCCGAGCGGAACGCCACCGAGACGCACGGCGTTTAACGGCTCAACTAGCAGGATACTAAAGACGATTGACACTAACGCCCAAACAATCAGCAGATTTCGGATTAAAGCTGTGTTTGCACGCCAATAAGCTTGATGTTTGTCTTGCTCCATACTTTTTTCTGGCTTTGCAAAATATTATTAACTGCGATCGAGGATACATGGCGTTTGTCGGTCTTTCATATTTGTAAATAAATGTTACACAAATTTAATGAAAAAATGTTGCAGCTTATTGATTTAGTTGTTAACGTGTGCATATAAACCGCTTTTGGTAAAGGCTCGTATCTAGGAGACGTACCATCCATGCTCTGCATCAATGTTGACTGTGCGCGGATTTTCTGATGGCAAAATTGCCGGCAAGATAGTCATAAGTCATTAGTTAGTAGAGGCGATGAACTAATGACTTTTCGACTGGACTGCCTTAAAAAATACTCGATTTAGTGACTGACTTGGCTCAGAGGCGTAGTACCAGTTAAGCTCAAATTATCCTGGATTTTCCGTAACAGACATTTTTCAGTTGTATCTACCTAAAAATGTGAATTCCCTGCACTATCTCTGAGAAATGTCTTCAACTTCAAGAAACTATCACAATTCACTGTTCGTCTAATTATCTGCCGAGGATATTGCTACAAAATTTTAAATCTCGGTGGCTGACAGTGATGCGATCCCTCAACGAAAGGAGGTTTTTTTTAATGAACGTACAAGGAAAAACGGCTCTAGTTACTGGGGCTTCCCGTGGAATTGGAAGAGCGATCGCGATCGAATTAGCCAAACAAGGAGTGAAACGCTTGTTATTGGTAGCACGCGATTCCCAAAAGTTAGCAGAAGTTGCCGCAGAAATTGAAAAGTTGGGAGTAAAAACCGTAACGTTAGCGTTAGATTTATCGCAAATGGTAGAGGTGAATATTGCGATCGCCCAAGCGTGGCGAGATTACGGCCCTATTCATCTTTTAGTCAACTGTGCGGGAGTTGCACACCAATCGCCTTTCTTGAAATCTCCATTGCCGAACGTGCAGCAAGAAATCGCGATTAACTTAATGGGAATGTACACCATGACTCGTCTCGTAGCGAGAAGGATGGCTGCACAACAAGAAGGTACAATTGTTAACGTTTCCAGCTTAATGGGTAAAATTGCCGCACCCACAATGGCTACCTATTCTGCTACTAAATTTGCCATTGTCGGATTCACCCAAGCTTTGCGCGGCGAACTCGCTCAACACAATATCAAAGTGATAGCTTTGCTACCATCTTTAACAGATACCGATATGGTGCGAGATCTGCAATGGTTTAGATGGGTAGTGCCTATGACTACCCAAAAAGTAGCGAAAGCACTTATCGACGGATTGCATAAGGAATCCCCGGAAATTCTGGTGGGATGGCAAAGTTATTTAGCCGTGTGGTGCCAACGTTTTGCACCTTGGTTATTGGAGAGCGTTTTAGTGATGGCTGCGCCACTATCTAAGGATAGACAGAAACGCTATCGACGATTGAAACAAGCTTAAGGAATATTGGATGGGCGATCGCTTTTTCTTGAGAAAGGCGATCGCTTCTTATTCCTGAAGTTAGATGACACGATCGTCGATGACAATTATTTAATTTCTTGATGCCAAATGTCTGGTTTTTAACCACATTTCCAAGTCATCATTGCCAGCAACTGTTTCTAAGGTCTTTAGGCGTTCCTCTATTTCTTCCAGCCGATATTCTGGTATGGAGTTGGAGGATTTTTTATGCGATAGCCATACGCAAGCTGTACCTGTTGCTGCACTTGCACCTAATGCGATCGGTATGGCAATATTATTTCTAGTCGGTGAAAAAATCATGCAAAGCGCCAGCATTCCGGTAGCAAAAGACCAAATTCTCGTTGTCGCAGCAAGTCGGCTATCTGTAGATGGCTCAAAATCTTTTTCTGAAAACATAAATTTTTTTCGCTCATCAACCCTTTACTTCATACATTGCCACACACCGATCGGTTCGCGCTTCCTACTAATGGGTTGAGTCTATTGGGCTAAGTATTTATACCTATTGCTTTGGGAGGAGAGGTGAGAGAGGGTGCGATCGCACTTAAAAAATAATTAAGTTCTATCGGAAAACATCGAAATCATTATCGCAGTCCTTGCTCTCGCAACAGCGCATCTGCCCAAATTGCATCTGATTCCGATAGTGGCGGTACTGGTTCCCTTCTATAATCTATTCGCATATTGTAACCCGCTACATCATACACAGTATTTAATAATGCTTGCAGATCGACTACTGGCTCAGCATCTCCTGACTGTAAAGGGATAGGAAACTTAGGAATTTCATTTTGTAAATTAAACGCATATAAATCGGCTAAA contains the following coding sequences:
- a CDS encoding SDR family NAD(P)-dependent oxidoreductase → MNVQGKTALVTGASRGIGRAIAIELAKQGVKRLLLVARDSQKLAEVAAEIEKLGVKTVTLALDLSQMVEVNIAIAQAWRDYGPIHLLVNCAGVAHQSPFLKSPLPNVQQEIAINLMGMYTMTRLVARRMAAQQEGTIVNVSSLMGKIAAPTMATYSATKFAIVGFTQALRGELAQHNIKVIALLPSLTDTDMVRDLQWFRWVVPMTTQKVAKALIDGLHKESPEILVGWQSYLAVWCQRFAPWLLESVLVMAAPLSKDRQKRYRRLKQA
- a CDS encoding DUF4212 domain-containing protein; this translates as MEQDKHQAYWRANTALIRNLLIVWALVSIVFSILLVEPLNAVRLGGVPLGFWMAQQGSIFVFVALIFIYAVQMDKLDRKHDIDE